The Hydra vulgaris chromosome 05, alternate assembly HydraT2T_AEP genome includes the window tcaaaaaagatttaaactcatTTTCTGTATTACACTTAAACATAAGAAGCATGCggcaaaattttgaaaaatttaaagaatttttatttattataaattactcGTTCGACGTCATATCTCTGTCAGAGACTTGGCATGATTCAGAAAGTCCTCTAGAGTTGAATTCGAATTATAGTTTGGCAAATTACAAACTAATTAGCCAATCACGAGGAAGCAATAAAAAAGGCGGAGGACTGGGTGTTTACGTACTTAAAAagtatcaatttaaaataaaaaagcaattaagtGTAGCAAATAACAATTATGAAAGTCTTTTTATTGAAgtaattaatgcaaaaaacaaaaatagtataattggATGCGTGTACCGACCACCTAGTGGTAAAATTAGATCATTTAAAGACTTTAtcgaaaaaagtattttaaaaacaaacaacgagaaaaaaaacttatttatccTTGGGGATATAAACTTGAATGCACTAACATACCAGAAATttccaaaaacaaaatctttttttgacatGTTATATAAGTACAATGTTTTGTCAGTAATTAATAAACCGACTCGTGTTAATAGAACTTCTGCAACTGcaatagataatatttttattaacaatctCTTAGAAACATCATATGAGGCAGGAATATTTAAGAAGGATATTAGCGACCATTTCCCAATATACATtaccataaaaaatattaaagttattccAAATGATCAACCcaaaattttacatataaataaacgCAACCTTTCAACTCATAGTAAAAACAACCTTACgaacaaattatatttagagAATTGGAGTGATGTTTATAAAAGTCAAAATGCAAATGAAgcatgtaatttatttttagacaaaTTCCAAGagatttttaatgaaacttgTCCAAatgaagtattaaaaataaaaacaaaaacacttgaTAATCCATGGATGGATAAAACACTTATTAAATGCTCTAGAACCAAACAAAAactgtataataaatttcttaaaaataaaagcacaactaatgaaaaaaattataaagcatacaattatttttatatcgatcttttaaaataaactaaaaataattattacagtAAACAATTTACTAATTGTAAGCTGGGTACTAAAAAAACATGGGCTGTAATTAATGGCATactaggaaaaaataaaaataaaacttcttcgCTACCCAAAcaaatcaatataaataataatgatatattctGTCCTAAAGAAATATCCAAAGagtttaatacatatttcacAAATATTGGACTTGATCTAGCTAACAAAATTACAACACCCCTTAATTCTTATAAAACCTATCTAACACCATCAAATGATAAAACGTTGTATGATTTCGACTtgacattaaaagaatttgaaacgGCTTTTTCttcgataaaaaataaaaattcatcagGATTTGACGGTATTCTCAGTAATAtactaatttcaaataaaaaaagcatcagTAGACCATTGTTCTATATAGTCAAGCTTTCACTGGGCCAAGGAATATTTCCTGATGTACTAAAACTCGCAAAAGTAATtccagtttataaaaataatgatcatGCAAATGTTTCTAACTACAGGCCTATATCATtgctttctgtattttcaaagatattcgaacgtgtaatttataatagaatctttGACcacttaacaaaaaacaattttttttatccataaCAATTCGGATTTCAGAAAAATCTTTCAAATGAACATGCGATTATTGAATTAGTCGATCAAATAAATAATGgctttaatgaaaataaattaaaaaaaactaaagcttttgacactcTTGATCATTCCATCTTGttagaaaaattaaagtattatggGGTAATTAATAAGGACTTCAATTGGATTAAAAGTTACCTTACTGATAGAACACAATATGTTCATAAAAAAGAATACGGAATTCTTAAAGTCCCCTGTGGAGTACCCCAAGGATCAATACTAAACCCTCTCTTATTCTTAGTTTATATAAACGACTTAAGTAATGCATCAGTGAAATTAAAcccaattatgtttgctgatgatacaaatctctTTCTTTCCAACTATAGTATCAAGCAACTTTATGCTGACATgaactttgaattaaataagataaatgatTGGTTTCAAGCAAATAAACTCTCattaaacgttaaaaaaacaaagtatacatTACTTTGTAAAAAGTCGCAAGAAGTAAACCTTCCCCTCAAActaccatatttttttttaaataataaagaaataaaacaggAAGACTCTTTAAAGTTCTTAGGGATACTTGTGGACAAGCATTTATCTTGGCTTCcccatattaaatatttacaatcaaaAGTTAGTAAAGCCATCGGCATGATGTACCGAGTTCGTCCTTATGTTAATATTATgtcttaaattaatttacttcTCTTTAATTCATTGTTTTATCAGTTATGCCAATATATCATGGGGCAGCACGCAAActactaaacttaaaaatatacttaGTGTTCAAAAACATGCGTGTAGAATTATTTACGGAAAAAAAAGAAGGGAGCACACGAAACCCTTAATGCTTGACATGAAATGAtgaatatttatgaaataaatatttatcaacacctaatttttatgtataagtttACAAATAACCTAACTCcagtaaattttaattgtaagtttaaaaaaaatataaatgaaaagtatttccTTAGAACAAACcaatcaaatttctttaaattgccTAAGAAACTAAACAAGTTTACAGAGTGTTTAATAGCACCCGCGGACCAAAAATATGgagctattttaaaataaaagaagctaaaaaagataatatggtaaaatcattaaactcaTTTAAGTTGCTagcaaaaaaacacatttttaattcGGAGGAATTACAAGAACTCCgttaagttttatcaaaatagttttacttttttattctttgaaaaattaatCGTACATATCTTTTGTAGTTATTTATGCAAtggtgtatatattttaaatccttgagtatttaaatttgaagtttttacatCTTACTTTTATCTGCagtttatttgaacattttgacgacattttattttttcaaggggctctatgaaaagattgtggtggtATTGTATCAcccatatcttctttgagtcccggtctgttttttaaattgtcttatttgtttatatattttattaagtgaTAATCTTatgtaacttattttattaaacagcaaaatatattctaaactaaactaaaaaagtttctcACGAGAAGTCCCATTTCTCACGAGAAACGAGAACGAGACGAGATCTCGCTCATGGTTATTTTATGAAGCTTTGATGACTTTTTATCAAAGGTTTTAAAGCAAACAGCACATATATTGCTAACTTCCATTTAATCACACTTTAAGTCGTTGTGCACCAgagaatgtttaaaaacaaaaaccgcCGACAAATTTAAGTTATCTCGTTGAAAATTGCggattattaatttaattaatctgctttaattaatttaattaatttaattaatattaatttaattaatataattaaacttaaatttaaacttaattaatttaattaatataattaattttttaactcgtttaattaatataactaattttataaataatttttataaataatttttgtaaataatttttataattaattttataattagttttataattaattttataattaattttataattaattttataattagttttataattaattttataattaattttataattaattttataattaattttataattaattttataattaattttataattaattttataattaattttataattaattttgtaattaattttataattaattttataattaattttataattaattttgtaattaattttataattaactttataattaattttataattaactttataattaattttataattaactttataattaattttataattaactttataattaattttataattaattttataattaattttataattaattttataattaattttataattaattttataattaattttataattaattttataattaattttataattaattttataattaattttataattaattttataattaattttataattaattttataactaattttataactaattttataaataattttataaataattttataattaattttataattaatttttataaataattaatttaattaatataacttaaaagtattaatttcattttttgatttttatgcatttttccACTCAACTGGAGGTTTTAAGTcgtcaattatttttattctatatgtaactaagtttatataaaatataatctgATGTGGGAAGATTTTAAACCTGACGGTTACTATGGTTCACAGTGAAGATTTtagctaatttttaaaaaagatctgtCACCAGAAAAACAATCACCAACACTATCAAAAATTTCTCGCATTGATACTATTTTTAGGAAAGGCTTTAAGCCTCTTGGTGAAGTGATAACTAAATTGGTTGCAGTTGATGGTCTTAGTTTCAACCAAATTGCAAATCGTGTTCTGTTTAAAAGAGCATTTAAATCAGATGGTCACACTTTGCCAATAAGTTCTCAAAATATTAGAGATTAATTTATGGCAGAATATGGTAAAACTATCACCATTATTAAGCAAGACATTCGAAAGATTCAAGAAGAATAAGGTCGTTTTTCTACTAGCTTTGACAAATCCACTTCGGTCAGAAACCATCATTTTATGAATCTGAACTGACATGATTTAGATGGTTTTCAATCACTAGGAATGATCCGTGTCAACGGAAGCATGAACACTGACAAAGTTAATCAACTTGTTAAGTCAAGATTGTCTGAATTCCAGTTAGATTTAGACAACGACATTGTAGCAATAACCACTAATGGTGCGAGTGTTATGATGAAATTCGGAAAAAAGGCCAGTCCCATTCATGTTAGCTGTCTTGCACATGTTAGCTGTCTTGCACATTCATGTTAGCTGTCTTGCACATGCAATCCATCAATGCGTTTGCGATATAATTTATAATCTTATGAGATAAACAATGATTTAATTTATGACAAAACTGAAGAGGAATAGGATTATTAAGAAACAATTGAGGAATGTGATGAATTAAGCACTGAGACAAACCCAGTTACTGATATTGGTGGTATTGttgctaaaatttataaaattgtttaagtctTCAGAAAGTCCCCAGTCACAAATGATGACAATCTTCAACCTCAAAATATTTAGTccttctggaaaaaaaaaagctttttttttagattgtaaaatGCGATGGAACAGCCTACTACAAAATACTACGAATATTTTGAGTTTGCAAAGAAGTTAAAGTAGCAACGATCCATTTTGAACAAGAATTTGATGTTTCCGAAAAAGATTTGAAGAAGATTAAAGAACTATGTGATGTTCTTGCTCCCATTGAAATGTCTGTAGAATATTTATGAAAAGAAGATGCTGATTTTTTGCTTGTTGAAAAAGTTACTGAATATACTGCTTAGCAGCTGAAAGATCAAGGGACATCAATAAGCCTTGCTCTCCTAGAAAAATTTAAGTCCAAATTCAAGAGAGGAGAAACCCCGATCTTGTACacttaatacaaaatttaaaatctccAGACACTTTTGAAGAGCAAAAGGATCAGTTtggtctaaaaataaaaaaagcgtCATACCTTTTGCTACTTCACTTTTAAACAGACTTTATCTACAAAAAGCAGGTGAATAGCTACcagttgattttaaagttactaATACACCtgatcaaacattaaaaattgatgaaaataaaaaacctctTTCAGATGAATTTGCTTAATTTATTCAACAAACAAAGCATGGAGCTATCACCGTAGATAAGATTGGATCTAAGACTTTGAAAAAATAGATGAGTTTATTTGAAGCTACTCGCGCAAGGcctaaaaactttgaaaaactctTTAAAGCTTTATTAACTATTAAACCAACATCAGCGGAGCCAGAACGAGCATCAGCGGAGCCAGAACGAGCATCAGCGGAGCTAGAACGAGCTTTCTCAGCTTTGGGATTTTTTGCCACGAAAATAAGATATAGATTGGTAGATGATACCCGTAACGCATTGATTTTAATGGGCCAGttctacaaaaaatttgaaaaaaagaaaaatgtagtttaaagataaaagttataaaaccttttcattttagtcttttaaaaacttgttttttttttttttaaaattgactaaATTTACACCCCATAGGTTATTTAATGGCTGCAGTAACATCTAAATGATATAATTATCCGGGTAATACCCGAGCACTACCCgggtatatttaaaattatccaTTACCcgggtaaattttttttgccggGTAATGGAAACGCTGTTTCCAGACAACAAATATTCCAGTTAGTCATTTCctaaaaaaacttctattttggtgagattggtttttaacaacaacaacgcTGAATAAAAGAAGCCAAAATACAAAACTTGGAATCAAATTGCAAAATAAAGAGTCATTTCCAAAGCAAGAAACCTgacagtctttaaaaaaaaacttttaaataactgatgtaaataacatcaagattaataataataaaaaaaattaaagttaaaaaaataaaagtaattaacttaaaaatagttGATAACTTTTCATAACCATAGCAGccgcttattttaatttatttaatatagctttttaaatttatttagcttattttaatttatttaatatagtttagTAGGGTGGTTCAAAAAAGCACacgttaaaatttcaaattatatggTCAAATGTGAAGAAAAGTGTCTTGAAGTTATTTCATTTGATGAAataacatcaagttttttttttcagtaaacttTTGTTACtttctttactttaaatattcaaaaacttaaagtaaaaaagttaacaaagggtgtaaatcacaatatttaaacaacCCGATTccaattacatatttaaaatcagAGCCGTAGCtagctttttgtttttgattgagagtttaactttataaaacgaCGTAGCTATGTCGTTTTATAACGACAAAGCAGTCTAACAAAGTCTAACATATGAATGTTTGGAATTTGCTCTAGAGCAAATTCCAAACATTCATATGTTCATGTTTATGTAAAGCTTTGCAAAAGTATTGCGATAATCGGAGTCTGTTAACAATAAACCGCTAAAATGTTAACCTCCCTTTCATGCCTTAAACGTGAGAGCAACGAGTTTGTAACAtttatgtatacatttttttttaaacattttaaactaaatttaagttcATTAACAAGTCTCTAATGTCATGCAATAAcctcttagtgttcaaaaattatgatcatATATTACATTATGAGCAACCTCTCCAATTATTTAGgggtttaaaatattatctttaataaagttataagttCGTCTGACTATCAAATTCTGTTCTTCATTTAAAAGGTAGGAGCGAAAgctaatttaagtattttttctgaagtttgagtttaataagtttattttagttgacaattagagttttgtattttttggaaatatacctaaaaaattaataagtagCTGAAATATCAAATACTCCTGTTTTACtatgttattttagaaaaagagaaaacgttttttaaaataacatactaAAACAGAAGATATATTGGACAAATAAcagaaattttgaataattttatttttttaacatataaatagaatgttttaaaaaaaattatccatgaaaatataaattaaacaaaatacaagatttaattttaaattgatttaaatataagtattgcATGGTATTATACCACGTCAAAAGCaatgtaatattaatataattataaaaaattaattgattttggtTAATAAATACACTTTTGTTAGATAAAACATACTTAAGTGCCAAACTTAAGGATGTtcttatttatatcattttaaaatgtttaggaAAATGTTGAAACAACCACTTTGTTCGGTTTGggtgtaaactttatattatcGTAACCTTTGAATTTTAAAACCTGTCGACTTAAgtatttagtgaaaaaaaataaaagaacaaaaggTCCTAATATGTTGCCCTCACATTTGGGGTAAGGATGGTAAATGTTTTAGGGTTATTTTTTCCAGGCTCTCATCACCACAACTTTTATTTCTTAGTCTACGTATAAATCGTTGCTTAGCTATTGCTTGGGTTATACGTATATTAAACAGTGGcgtagcaaaatatttttggccAGTAGACATACTGGTCCAGGTGCCCAATTTCTTTTTCTCTGGAGCAATaacttttactgaaaaaaatcaacaacaaaatatctttaaatacatCTTGAGACTCCTAAACATCGCGGCCCTGGGCCTAGTTGCTTGAGGGACAGTAAATGTTGCTCACATTGGCCTTGCTGTAGTTAGGCCACTGATACTACACAaagataaagatatttacataaatagttttaaatttttcacgCCCGTAAAATATCGTAGTTCTTAAAACCAGTGCCGGACTTAGACTTGCAGGGTCTGGGGATACTTTTGAGCAgatggactttttttttattgaagtgccaaaaaaaccttaaaaaaattaagaaattaattcTCTTAAAAAATTTGGAGCTCATAAATCTGCGGGACATGGGGTTGTAGCCCCCATAATCCAAGACTGGTTTAAATATTCCCTcctcagtttttttaataatggtaCCCGTTAAAATTGGAATTCCCCAAGGCTCCGTACTTTCAgtgttacattttattatatactacaacgataaaactttaaattttatccTAAAGTAATCAAATCAAAAGTTGCTCTTTTCGCTGAAGATACCAAAATCTTTCGTTCTACTGAAAATACTCAATCTGCGCAAGAATTACAAAATGACATCGACGCTCTTGTTACATGGTCTCAAAAATGGggaataaaatttaacattgatAAATGTTCTGTAATGCCCTTGGGATATAACAATAAATCCCATACTCATAATATGCATGATccagaaaataatataaaagtaaacattAAACCCACAAATTGCGAACGAGATTTAGGTGTTCACATAGATTCAAACTTATTACTTTCCAAACACTCTACTATTCAAGTCAACAAAATCACACAAACAGtaggaataataaaaagaacatttacATCATATTCAAATTTCTTatctttcaaaaaactattttcagtTCTAGTCCGCCCTCACTTAGAATACTTTGGATCAATCTGTAACCCTGGACTTCTAAAAGACAAACGGCAAAtagaaaatgtaataaatagaAGAACTTCGAAACAAATCAATGGTTTATATGATCTACCGTATGAACATTGTTAGCGGTAAATATGACAACTATAAAATACAGGCTATTTCGTGCAGACCTAATCAACGTCTATAAATGGTTATATAATTACGTCTATAAATTATTACTCGTGGtcatgtatataaactaaaaaaatattcttcacGATTAAATTTACGTATAAACCTTTTTTCTCTAAGAATAATCTTCTCTTTAGAATAATCTTTTCTCTAAGAATAATCTTCTCTTCCTAATGACATTGTATCAGTGTTATCTCTAAAAACGTTTAAGCTACTTCTAGacaatcatctaaaaaaaagaatggcTTCTCTACGACTAATCcacattttattttctattagttATACAAACTCTATAATTGTCAAGTATTATATTACTAGGTTGACAGGCAGTTTATACCTACACAATTTATTGGAAAAccttaatgtaaaaataataatgataataaaaacgAAGCATAAAACCAGTATAAAGAACTAACAAttaattgttgttaaaatgacttttttgttaattaaaatgagtttagttaaataaaatttttagttaattaaaatttcagttAATTAAAATGACTATTTGAAACGCATAATTAGCATAATTAATTATGCCAATTATGCCTTTCAAATAGTGTACCCTTTCTGAGTCTCCCATGGGTATATGCGCCTTCTCACTGCCATGTTTCAGCTTTGTGTGAATTCTAGACTTAACTTTTTTGCATTACTGTTGTACAAGATCCTGTCAAAGTTATTGtagaatataagtaaatttacgtatttattttatataaattacttttaatttactttacaaattatataaaatgtaagcttatgtaatttaaattttattttatataattaatttttattaaagatttgttttaattttaacaaataaaaaattcctttttaataaatattattttatttgtaaattaaatttttatttggtagCATATTacttaaatgtaatttattttcataagcaagttttttttaatataatatttttttatttgttactttttataggTAAATGTAAATTACAGTTTGAGgaacttttatattatgtaatgtaactttcaaaagcaattaatttttaaatgtaaaagtaaacaactttttcatgtgacttacttttacatgtaaaagtaaattactttttgatataATCTTCTTTTACACAAC containing:
- the LOC136080205 gene encoding uncharacterized protein LOC136080205, translating into MANNVFDQLDFEKLNYDPFEDILLNNLSDDNLNIFLETQMSLIKTPYFDPYEFKIKKDLNSFSVLHLNIRSMRQNFEKFKEFLFIINYSFDVISLSETWHDSESPLELNSNYSLANYKLISQSRGSNKKGGGLGVYVLKKYQFKIKKQLSVANNNYESLFIEVINAKNKNSIIGCVYRPPSGKIRSFKDFIEKSILKTNNEKKNLFILGDINLNALTYQKFPKTKSFFDMLYKYNVLSVINKPTRVNRTSATAIDNIFINNLLETSYEAGIFKKDISDHFPIYITIKNIKVIPNDQPKILHINKRNLSTHSKNNLTNKLYLENWSDVYKSQNANEACNLFLDKFQEIFNETCPNEVLKIKTKTLDNPWMDKTLIKCSRTKQKLKQFTNCKLGTKKTWAVINGILGKNKNKTSSLPKQININNNDIFCPKEISKEFNTYFTNIGLDLANKITTPLNSYKTYLTPSNDKTLYDFDLTLKEFETAFSSIKNKNSSGFDGILSNILISNKKSISRPLFYIVKLSLGQGIFPDVLKLAKVIPVYKNNDHANVSNYRPISLLSKNLSNEHAIIELVDQINNGFNENKLKKTKAFDTLDHSILLEKLKYYGVINKDFNWIKSYLTDRTQYVHKKEYGILKVPCGVPQGSILNPLLFLVYINDLSNASVKLNPIMFADDTNLFLSNYSIKQLYADMNFELNKINDWFQANKLSLNVKKTKKGFKPLGEVITKLVAVDGLSFNQIANRVLFKRAFKSDGHTLPISSQNIRD